A single Capricornis sumatraensis isolate serow.1 chromosome 20, serow.2, whole genome shotgun sequence DNA region contains:
- the PAFAH1B3 gene encoding platelet-activating factor acetylhydrolase IB subunit alpha1 → MSGDENPASKPTPVQDVQGDGRWMSLHHRFVADSKDKEPEVVFIGDSLVQLMHQCEIWRELFSPLHALNFGIGGDSTQHVLWRLENGELEHIRPKIVVVWVGTNNHGHTAEQVTGGIKAIVQLVNERQPQARVVVLGLLPRGQHPNPLREKNRRVNELVRAALAGHPRAHFLDADPGFVHSDGTISHHDMYDYLHLSRLGYTPVCRALHSLLLRLLTQDQGQGGIPLPEPSP, encoded by the exons ATGAGTGGAGACGAGAACCCAGCCAGCAAGCCCACGCCGGTGCAGGACGTGCAGGGCGACGGGCGCTGGATGTCCCTG CACCATCGGTTCGTAGCAGACAGCAAAGATAAGGAACCCGAAGTCGTCTTCATCGGTGACTCCTTGGTCCAGCTGATGCACCAGTGCGAG ATCTGGCGGGAGCTCTTTTCCCCTCTGCACGCACTTAACTTTGGCATTGGTGGTGACAGCACACAGCATGTGCTGTGGCGTCTAGAGAATGGGGAGCTGGAACACATCCGGCCCAAG ATTGTGGTGGTCTGGGTCGGTACCAATAACCACGGGCACACCGCAGAGCAGGTGACTGGGGGCATCAAGGCCATAGTGCAGCTGGTGAACGAGCGGCAGCCCCAGGCGCGGGTCGTGGTGCTG GGCCTGCTTCCTCGGGGCCAGCACCCCAACCCACTTCGAGAGAAAAACCGACGGGTGAATGAGCTGGTACGGGCAGCACTGGCTGGCCACCCTCGGGCCCACTTCCTGGACGCAGACCCTGGCTTTGTGCACTCAGATGGTACCATCAGCCACCACGACATGTATGATTACCTGCACCTGAGCCGTCTGGGGTACACACCTGTTTGCCGGGCCCTACACTCCTTGCTTCTGCGTCTGCTAACCCAAGACCAGGGACAGGGTGGTATCCCGCTGCCGGAACCCAGCCCCTAA
- the PRR19 gene encoding proline-rich protein 19 → MDPGEPAPKPFQQPEKPGRVRRRKTRRERNEALAGSRQPLAYQHPPVASRDPHMVLRNSVAPTAAKLVVITQGRLSRDHRGLFSHEVKSLDVARLLSSESLESGTPALTTKPSPSPGRGQQPSLQSRGKENQVPGGSGPGPPSPPQLPDLEQLLGELQCQLILPQAFPRRNLVQEARDAIMGTLQACHGCVPDLTLVLRGCQPHLPGTEPGAHKRQRMTSSWINSPEQAPGEGRQRRRQGAKELTFAVPPTSSTPTVHQVSLAPRKGPWPPPLSSLPSPSGAAWGPPTAFDLLKSIWLVATPPPPRPWGVGPPQLLPQPPSPLLPQSSALDWSPSPPAPLPSLSWMVAQSSPEAWSFPPMRLY, encoded by the exons ATGGATCCCGGGGAGCCAGCCCCCAAGCCTTTCCAGCAGCCTGAGAAGCCTGGTCGTGTCCGCCGTCGGAAGACCAGGCGGGAGCGTAATGAGGCCCTGGCGGGCAGTCGGCAGCCATTGGCCTATCAGCACCCTCCTGTGGCCAGTCGGGATCCACATATGGTATTGCGGAATTCTGTGGCCCCTACTGCTGCCAAGCTCGTGGTCATAACCCAGGGCCGCCTGAGCCGGGACCACCGGGGTCTCTTCAGCCATGAGGTGAAATCTCTGGACGTGGCCCGGCTGCTTAGCAGTGAGTCTCTGGAGTCGGGCACCCCTGCACTCACCACCAAGCCCTCCCCAAGCCCAGGCAGGGGCCAACAACCATCCCTACAGTCAAGGGGCAAGGAAAACCAGGTGCCTGGAGGCTCGGGCCCAGGCCCCCCCAGTCCCCCACAGCTCCCTGACTTGGAGCAGCTGCTGGGGGAGCTGCAATGCCAGCTGATTCTGCCACAAGCCTTCCCTAGGAGAAACCTAGTTcaagaggccagggatgctatcATGGGCACCTTACAGGCCTGCCATGGCTGTGTGCCTGACCTTACCCTGGTGCTCCGGGGCTGCCAGCCACACTTGCCAG GGACCGAGCCTGGGGCCCATAAGAGGCAAAGGATGACATCTTCCTGGATCAACAGTCCTGAGCAGGccccaggggaggggaggcagaggaggcggCAGGGGGCAAAGGAGCTCACCTTTGCTGTGCCTCCCACCTCCAGCACTCCTACTGTGCACCAAGTGAGCCTAGCACCACGGAAAGGTCCCTGGCCACCCCCATTATCCTCGTTGCCTTCGCCATCTGGGGCGGCCTGGGGCCCCCCAACAGCCTTTGATCTACTGAAAAGCATCTGGCTGGTAGCCAcaccgccccctccccggccTTGGGGGGTTGGCCCACCACAACTCCTGCCCCAGCCACCATCACCCTTGTTGCCCCAAAGCTCTGCCTTGGACTGGAGCCCCAGCCCCCCAGCACCACTGCCCAGCCTCTCCTGGATGGTGGCTCAGAGCAGCCCAGAGGCCTGGTCCTTTCCACCCATGAGACTGTACTGA